From Candidatus Sphingomonas colombiensis, one genomic window encodes:
- the gcvH gene encoding glycine cleavage system protein GcvH: protein MSRYFSEDHEWIDVDGEVGTVGISEYAQGQLGDIVFVDVPEDGKALSKGDDAAVVESVKAASDVYSPVSGTVIEGNPALADDPALVNSDPEGEGWFFKITLSDPSELGALMDEAAYEAFVAKL, encoded by the coding sequence ATGAGCCGTTATTTCAGCGAAGACCATGAGTGGATCGATGTCGACGGCGAAGTCGGCACGGTCGGCATCTCCGAATATGCGCAGGGCCAGCTTGGCGACATCGTGTTCGTCGACGTGCCCGAAGACGGCAAGGCGCTGTCCAAGGGCGACGATGCCGCCGTGGTGGAGAGCGTGAAGGCCGCCAGCGATGTCTATTCGCCGGTGTCGGGCACGGTGATCGAGGGCAATCCCGCGCTCGCGGACGATCCCGCGCTGGTCAATTCCGATCCGGAAGGCGAGGGCTGGTTCTTCAAGATCACGCTGTCCGATCCGTCGGAGCTTGGGGCGCTGATGGACGAAGCCGCTTACGAGGCGTTCGTCGCCAAGCTGTGA